Proteins from one Sabethes cyaneus chromosome 2, idSabCyanKW18_F2, whole genome shotgun sequence genomic window:
- the LOC128733438 gene encoding importin-4-like: MEQIIRNLLVADNDLIQQATNELKESFKRPETIAQLCELAVTNKDAQVRQYSAMLLKKHLGKMRHWQQVPLEQQALIKQGMLEAIVKEPEKSVRTAITGFVGVLIRHEATKDEAWMNEVLKFMFESTSSSDPKMAEVGSATFATLTNTSPDQFIPHFESVCQLFSSALIATEASGNMTTPVVYNILQGMSHLVAFITGNPTAENTYQASIPYVVKALAGFAQQDSFKFIEAFDILENLADESSRILTPHLKLLIEFCLEIAKKSELEDSVRVKAITYIGWLVRSKKKMIIKQKLVEPIVVSLFQLMSVAPDVEDEDEEYFGSNELSTPSTCATQTLDVLALHIPPKQLIPTLMALLEPALRGSDPLAKKASYLSIAVIAEGCSEHICNKYLKPLLDVIKTGITDPNPMIRNAALFALGQFSEHLQPEISQYAEEILPILFEFLQQLCLQIRSGGKEPQHIDRVFYALETFCENLEDQLTPHLPILMERLFEALDARNTVHLRELSLTAIAATANAAKENMLPYFLRLIDSLKMYLVKTDDEDICTLRPQAIDTFAALVRTIGKDNFLPLAVDTLNLGLTMLDGCNDPDLRRSCYNLFASMASSVKEDMAGSLTKIVESMLESVKSTEGIVPAFIDDADDIVLLNGTTADVDEEDDQEYDIENSDNENDDDDDDIAGYSVENAYMDEKEEAILALMEFAEHTGPAFAPFILTAFEEIYKLINHPNEDIRKASIDALKQFVISLHELGNVEGANQSILIIIPKLSEIIRTDEERSVVMSALDAYSDIMEKVGAAAIQADGQKDAIFGCIVDVLNGKVACQFDEPVDEEQEESEYDEAIIESAGDILPKFGRALPPAEFAVYFGRVWPYFIQKIEKSKQKDETTDSQRAFAIGVLSECFRGLKEFTANWFETLLPIFLSCVQDRNNEVRNNAVYGIGEMVLHGNECSFKHYPQILTSLSAVVSKEQHAGTLDNICGALARLITTNSSLVPMKEVLPVFVQYLPLREDFEENQAVFRCLDVIYRQGNDNLIPLLGRILVIGLQVLYKKQHNSDECRDLIFNFIKQISKDFPEKFTEVVRSDTEIANFVQTLPLQ; encoded by the exons ATGGAGCAGATTATAAGAAATTTATTAGTTGCTGATAACGATTTGATACAGCAG GCAACCAACGAGTTGAAGGAATCCTTCAAACGCCCTGAAACTATAGCACAACTGTGTGAACTTGCCGTCACTAACAAAGATGCTCAAGTACGCCAGTATAGTGCTATGTTACTGAAGAAACATCTGGGTAAAATGCGTCATTGGCAGCAGGTGCCTCTGGAACAGCAGGCTCTCATTAAGCAGGGAATGCTAGAAGCCATTGTCAAAGAACCGGAAAAATCGGTGCGTACCGCAATTACTGGATTTGTCGGGGTCCTTATACGGCATGAAGCGACCAAAGATGAAGCATGGATGAACGAGGTGTTGAAATTTATGTTCGAGAGCACTAGTTCCAGTGATCCAAAAATGGCGGAAGTGGGCTCTGCCACTTTTGCTACACTGACAAATACCTCTCCAGATCAATTTATTCCTCATTTTGAGAGCGTTTGTCAATTGTTTTCATCCGCATTGATAGCAACAGAAGCCAGCGGGAATATGACAACACCCGTGGTTTACAATATTCTACAGGGTATGTCCCATCTTGTTGCATTCATCACTGGCAACCCAACTGCTGAGAACACCTACCAAGCTTCAATTCCGTACGTTGTTAAAGCTCTTGCTGGATTCGCTCAGCAGGATTCCTTTAAATTTATCGAGGCCTTCGATATTTTAGAGAATCTGGCAGATGAATCTTCGCGTATTTTGACACCACACTTAAAGCTGTTGATCGAGTTTTGTCTCGAAATCGCAAAGAAAAGCGAACTCGAAGATTCTGTTCGTGTGAAAGCGATAACCTATATCGGTTGGTTGGTTCGCTCGAAGAAAAAAATGATTATCAAACAGAAGTTGGTAGAACCAATTGTGGTGTCTCTGTTTCAACTGATGAGTGTCGCACCGGACGTAGAAGATGAAGATGAGGAATACTTTGGCAGTAACGAACTTTCAACCCCGAGCACATGCGCTACTCAAACGCTGGACGTTTTGGCTTTACACATTCCTCCTAAGCAATTAATTCCAACGTTAATGGCCTTACTGGAACCTGCTTTACGTGGAAGTGATCCCCTGGCCAAGAAAGCATCTTACTTGTCAATCGCTGTTATAGCAGAAGGCTGCTCAGAGCATATATGCAATAAGTATCTAAAACCTTTGCTCGATGTGATAAAAACTGGAATAACAGATCCCAATCCCATGATTCGTAATGCAGCTCTGTTTGCATTGGGGCAGTTTTCGGAACATCTTCAACCGGAAATTTCTCAGTATGCCGAAGAAATTCTCCCGATTCTTTTCGAATTTCTGCAACAGCTTTGTCTACAAATTCGGAGTGGCGGAAAAGAACCTCAACACATCGATCGTGTTTTCTAtgccctggaaacattctgcgAGAATCTCGAAGATCAATTAACACCACACTTACCCATTTTAAtggaacgccttttcgaagcaCTGGATGCACGAAACACTGTGCATTTGAGGGAGCTATCGTTGACAGCAATCGCTGCAACTGCAAATGCAGCGAAGGAAAATATGTTACCATATTTTCTTCGCTTGATCGATAGTTTAAAGATGTATTTGGTTAAAACGGATGATGAAGATATTTGTACATTGCGTCCTCAGGCGATCGATACGTTTGCTGCACTTGTAAGAACTATCGGAAAGGATAATTTTCTACCGCTGGCGGTTGATACACTGAATTTAGGTCTGACTATGCTCGATGGCTGTAATGATCCTGATCTACGACGAAGCTGTTATAACTTGTTTGCTTCCATGGCCTCTTCCGTTAAGGAAGACATGGCTGGTTCACTGACAAAGATTGTAGAGTCTATGCTGGAAAGCGTAAAAAGTACAGAAGGAATCGTACCAGCATTTATAGATGACGCCGACGATATTGTTTTACTGAACGGTACAACGGCGGATGTTGATGAAGAAGACGACCAGGAGTACGATATCGAGAATTCCGATAATGAaaacgatgacgatgatgacgacatTGCTGGTTACAGTGTTGAAAATGCTTACATGGACGAAAAGGAGGAAGCAATTTTGGCGTTGATGGAATTTGCTGAACATACTGGACCGGCATTTGCACCATTTATTTTAACGGCGTTTGAAGAAATTTACAAACTGATCAATCATCCGAACGAAGATATACGAAAAGCCTCTATTGATGCTCTGAAACAATTTGTTATTTCGTTACACGAACTCGGCAATGTAGAAGGGGCCAATCAGAGCATTTTGATAATAATTCCCAAGCTCAGCGAGATTATCCGAACAGATGAAGAGCGATCTGTGGTAATGTCTGCTTTGGATGCCTACAGTGATATAATGGAAAAGGTTGGAGCTGCTGCCATACAAGCGGATGGACAAAAAGATGCTATCTTCGGATGTATTGTGGATGTGCTGAACGGAAAAGTTGCCTGTCAGTTTGACGAACCCGTTGATGAAGAGCAGGAAGAAAGCGAATACGATGAAGCCATTATTGAGTCAGCTGGGGATATTTTGCCCAAGTTCGGTCGAGCACTGCCACCGGCGGAGTTTGCAGTCTACTTCGGACGAGTTTGGCcttatttcattcaaaaaatt gaAAAAAGCAAACAGAAGGACGAAACAACGGACTCGCAACGTGCTTTTGCTATTGGTGTGCTGTCCGAATGCTTCCGCGGCCTAAAAGAGTTTACTGCCAACTGGTTCGAAACCTTGTTGCCAATTTTCTTATCTTGTGTGCAGGATCGTAACAACGAAGTGCGAAATAATGCAGTATACGGTATCGGCGAGATGGTATTGCACGGAAATGAGTGCTCTTTCAA GCACTACCCTCAAATTTTGACTTCACTTTCTGCGGTAGTATCTAAGGAGCAACATGCTGGAACGTTGGATAATATTTGCGGTGCATTGGCACGTCTCATTACAACAAACAGTAGCCTAGTTCCGATGAAGGAG GTTCTTCCGGTATTTGTTCAATATCTGCCACTTCGAGAAGACTTTGAAGAAAATCAGGCTGTGTTCCGCTGCTTAGACGTAATCTACAGGCAAGGCAATGATAATCTGATTCCCTTGCTTGGCCGAATACTAGTCATTGGCCTGCAGGTTTTATACAAAAAGCAACACAACAGCGATG agTGTCGCGATTTGATCTTTAATTTTATTAAGCAGATCAGCAAGGACTTTCCTGAGAAATTTACAGAAGTGGTGCGCAGTGATACCGAAATTGCCAATTTTGTCCAAACGTTGCCGTTGCAGTAG